The Neoarius graeffei isolate fNeoGra1 chromosome 12, fNeoGra1.pri, whole genome shotgun sequence genome window below encodes:
- the trpc6a gene encoding short transient receptor potential channel 6a, with protein MNQRRPVLEEKNKSELHANGKRNRSKDSLLVNSEFGDDCYGYYGHHYSDCTHQTRQIVAKSRKQASRGAAYMFNAHPNSLTPVEERFLDAAEYGNIPVVRRMLEEIPGLDVNCVDYMGQNALQIAVANEHLEVTELLLKKDNLSRIGDALLLAISKGYIRIVEALLSHKAFADSRRLTASPREAAMHDDFFAYDEDGTRFSHDITPIILASHCHEYEVVHILLTRGARIEQPHDYFCTCDTCNYHQKYDSFSHSCSRINAYRGLASPAYLSLSNEDPVLAALELSNELACLANIEKEFKNDYRKLSMQCKSFVVGLLDLCRNTEEVEAILNGEVDESSELPGRPSLKRLNLAIKYELKKFVAHPNCQQQLLSIWYENLSELRQQTTAIKFLVVLGVAIGLPFLSIIYLVAPCSKLGKIMRGPFLKFVAHGASFTIFLGLLVFNAADRFDGSKLLPNMTVHDYPAQLFRMKTTPFTWMEMLIIFWIIGMIWAECKEIWCQGPREYLLEPWNMLDFGMLAIFIASFVTRILAYWHASKAQSYVDEHYTDITNVTLPPEVEYFRLARLFWLPSDPQLISEGLYAIAVVLSFSRIAYILPANESFGPLQISLGRTVKDIFKFMVIFILVFLAFMIGMFNLYSYYLGAKQNDAFTTIEESFKTLFWAIFGLSEVKSVVVNNKHKFIENTGYVLYGVYNVTMVIVLLNMLIAMINSSFQEIEDDADVEWKFARAKLWFSYFEEGRTLPVPFNLVPSPKSVYGLALGLKSLLVKLFDKHRAIMKNEAELSELGENKTNKMRSHRYQMIMKRLIKRYIIKAQMDKESDEVNEGELKEIKQDISSLRYELLEEKSHNMDRMAELISKLEQCVCLHNVK; from the exons ATGAATCAAAGGAGACCTGTtttggaagaaaaaaataaatcagaATTACATGCCAATGGAAAGAGGAACAGAAGTAAAGACAGTCTACTGGTGAATTCTGAATTCGGTGATGACTGTTATGGCTATTATGGACATCACTATAG TGATTGCACACATCAGACTCGGCAGATTGTGGCCAAGAGCAGAAAGCAGGCCTCACGAGGGGCAGCCTATATGTTCAATGCGCATCCCAACAGCCTGACACCTGTGGAGGAGCGGTTCCTTGATGCTGCTGAGTATGGAAACATCCCTGTAGTGCGGCGAATGCTTGAGGAGATTCCTGGGCTGGATGTGAACTGTGTGGATTATATGGGCCAGAATGCCTTACAGATAGCAGTAGCGAACGAACATCTTGAGGTTACGGAACTTCTGTTAAAGAAGGACAACTTGTCTCGGATTGGCGATGCACTCCTTTTAGCTATAAGCAAAGGCTACATACGGATTGTTGAGGCTCTCCTGAGTCACAAGGCCTTTGCTGACTCCAGGAGATTAACCGCCAGCCCAAGAGAGGCAGCAATGCATGATGACTTCTTTGCATATGACGAAGACGGGACTCGCTTTTCTCATGACATCACACCGATCATCCTGGCATCTCACTGCCACGAGTATGAGGTCGTCCACATCCTGCTGACTAGAGGGGCTCGTATTGAGCAACCACATGACTATTTCTGTACCTGTGACACCTGCAATTACCATCAGAAATACGATTCATTCAGTCACTCATGTTCACGTATCAATGCCTACAGAGGCCTGGCCAGTCCAGCGTACCTCTCTCTGTCCAATGAAGATCCAGTGCTGGCTGCTTTAGAGCTCAGCAATGAACTTGCCTGTTTGGCAAATATTGAGAAGGAATTCAAG AATGATTATAGGAAACTCTCTATGCAATGCAAAAGCTTTGTAGTTGGACTTCTGGATCTGTGTCGGAACACAGAGGAAGTGGAAGCCATTTTGAACGGCGAAGTAGATGAGAGCTCTGAACTACCTGGCCGACCAAGTCTCAAGCGACTGAACCTTGCAATAAAGTATGAACTTAAAAAG ttTGTTGCACATCCTAATTGCCAGCAGCAGCTCCTCTCAATCTGGTATGAGAATCTGTCTGAATTGAGACAGCAGACCACAGCCATCAAGTTTTTGGTGGTCCTGGGTGTTGCAATAGGACTGCCCTTCTTATCCATCATATACTTGGTGGCACCTTGTAGTAAG CTGGGAAAAATTATGCGAGGCCCTTTTCTGAAGTTTGTGGCTCATGGAGCGTCTTTCACTATTTTCCTTGGCTTGTTAGTATTCAATGCAGCTGATCGCTTTGATGGGAGCAAACTGTTGCCAAATATGACCGTCCATGACTATCCGGCCCAGCTGTTCCGCATGAAAACAACTCCTTTCACATGGATGGAGATGCTCATAATCTTCTGGATAATAG GGATGATCTGGGCTGAATGCAAAGAGATCTGGTGTCAGGGTCCAAGAGAGTACCTCCTTGAACCTTGGAATATGTTGGATTTTGGAATGTTAGCCATTTTTATAGCCTCCTTTGTCACAAGGATACTGGCTTACTGGCATGCATCTAAAGCACAAAGTTATGTTGATGAACACTACACAGACATAACAAATGTGACGTTACCACCAGAGGTCGAATACTTCAGACTGG CTCGTCTGTTCTGGCTGCCATCAGATCCACAGCTGATTTCTGAAGGGCTGTATGCCATTGCGGTGGTTTTGAGTTTCTCTCGAATTGCGTATATCCTTCCAGCCAATGAGAGTTTTGGACCACTGCAAATCTCTTTGGGAAGGACTGTAAAAGACATCTTCAAATTCATGGTGATCTTCATTCTGGTCTTTCTGGCCTTCATGATCGGAATGTTCAACCTGTATTCCTATTATTTGGGGGCTAAACAGAATGACGCTTTCACAAC AATAGAAGAAAGCTTCAAAACACTGTTTTGGGCCATTTTTGGACTCTCTGAGGTCAAGTCAGTGGTTGTGAACAACAAACACAAGTTCATCGAGAACACCGGTTATGTGCTCTATGGAGTGTATAATGTCACGATGGTCATTGTGTTGCTCAACATGCTCATTGCAATGATCAACAGCTCCTTTCAGGAGATCGAG GACGATGCAGATGTGGAGTGGAAATTTGCCCGGGCCAAACTCTGGTTTTCCTATTTTGAAGAGGGTAGAACCCTCCCTGTGCCTTTCAATCTGGTACCAAGCCCAAAGTCTGTGTATGGCCTTGCCCTGGGTTTAAAGTCGCTGCTGGTGAAACTCTTCGACAAACACAGAGCCATTATGAAGAACGAAGCAGAACTCAGTGAG TTAGGGGAGAACAAAACCAACAAAATGAGGAGTCATCGATATCAG ATGATTATGAAGCGCCTGATCAAGCGGTACATCATCAAAGCTCAAATGGACAAAGAATCTGATGAAGTCAATGAGG GTGAACTGAAGGAAATAAAGCAAGACATTTCCAGTTTGCGCTACGAGCTTCTTGAAGAAAAGTCGCACAACATGGATCGCATGGCTGAACTTATCAGTAAACTTGAACAGTGTGTCTGTTTGCATAATGTGAAATAG